The Cardiobacteriaceae bacterium TAE3-ERU3 genome includes a region encoding these proteins:
- the bioB gene encoding biotin synthase BioB yields the protein MSAWTVSKARELYEKPFMDLLFEAQQIHRQHHDPNAVQISTLLSIKTGACPEDCKYCPQSARYKTGVQREALMKVEEIVAAAKNAKAQGATRFCMGAAWRDPKEKDMPYLQEIIRQVKGLGMETCMTLGMLNEDKANKLAEAGLDYYNHNLDTSRRYYSEIISTRSYDDRLDTLENVRNAGMKICSGGILGMGEEQDDQLAMLVELANLRQPPESVPINQLVRVPGTPLAKLDDLDPFDFIRIIAVARIMMPKSSVRLSAGRELMNEQMQALCFMAGANSIFYGCKLLTTSNPEENADKKLFAKLGINRHQAGFAEPVEIDEPAPAAAPVGMYFPEKKTADASS from the coding sequence ATGTCAGCATGGACCGTCAGTAAAGCCCGCGAACTCTACGAAAAGCCATTTATGGATTTGCTCTTTGAAGCGCAGCAAATTCATCGCCAGCACCATGACCCGAATGCAGTGCAAATCAGCACCCTGCTTTCGATCAAGACGGGTGCTTGCCCTGAGGACTGCAAATACTGCCCACAAAGTGCGCGCTACAAGACCGGCGTACAGCGCGAAGCCTTGATGAAAGTCGAAGAAATTGTCGCCGCTGCCAAAAATGCCAAAGCACAAGGTGCAACGCGCTTCTGCATGGGTGCGGCATGGCGCGACCCGAAAGAAAAAGACATGCCTTATTTGCAGGAAATCATCCGCCAAGTCAAAGGGCTGGGCATGGAAACCTGCATGACCCTCGGTATGCTCAATGAGGACAAAGCGAACAAACTCGCCGAAGCGGGGCTTGATTACTACAACCACAACCTCGACACCTCGCGCCGCTACTACTCGGAAATCATCAGTACGCGCAGCTACGACGACCGCCTAGACACACTGGAAAACGTGCGCAACGCAGGCATGAAAATCTGCTCGGGCGGCATACTCGGCATGGGTGAAGAGCAGGATGACCAACTCGCCATGCTGGTCGAACTCGCCAACCTGCGCCAACCGCCGGAATCGGTACCGATTAACCAGCTGGTGCGCGTCCCCGGTACACCACTGGCCAAACTCGACGACCTCGATCCGTTCGATTTCATTCGCATTATTGCTGTCGCACGTATCATGATGCCAAAATCATCAGTACGCCTCTCTGCCGGTCGTGAATTGATGAACGAACAGATGCAGGCGTTGTGCTTTATGGCCGGTGCCAACTCGATTTTCTACGGCTGCAAGTTGCTCACCACGTCCAACCCCGAAGAAAATGCCGACAAAAAGCTGTTTGCCAAACTCGGCATCAACCGCCATCAGGCTGGCTTTGCCGAGCCCGTCGAAATTGACGAACCGGCACCCGCAGCCGCACCGGTTGGCATGTATTTCCCAGAAAAGAAAACCGCTGACGCTTCTTCATAA
- a CDS encoding PH domain-containing protein, which translates to MTPKSTTDIILYTVMLFVGVWIIDWIFTTLFGGESTSLVAIAIGVIFVRFTQSYFGKKLNQNNHPDLHENEQFEYATPANLSSVGGKLFLTNQQLMFKAHKFNLQKKKHISIPYSDIVSINASGTLNRLLNKINITDKSGHTYRFIITSGERDKFITLLHAKAP; encoded by the coding sequence ATGACACCTAAATCCACTACCGACATCATCCTTTATACAGTGATGCTTTTTGTTGGTGTGTGGATTATCGACTGGATATTCACAACGCTTTTTGGCGGCGAAAGCACGTCGTTGGTTGCAATAGCCATAGGCGTAATATTCGTTCGTTTTACGCAGTCATATTTCGGTAAAAAATTAAATCAGAATAACCACCCCGATTTGCACGAAAACGAACAGTTCGAATACGCAACACCAGCAAATCTGTCCAGTGTTGGCGGAAAACTGTTTCTCACTAACCAGCAGCTGATGTTTAAAGCGCATAAATTCAACTTGCAGAAAAAAAAGCACATCAGTATCCCGTACAGCGACATTGTCAGTATTAACGCTTCCGGCACACTGAACCGACTGCTGAACAAAATCAATATCACTGACAAAAGTGGCCACACCTACCGCTTTATCATCACAAGTGGCGAGCGTGACAAATTCATCACGCTATTACACGCTAAAGCACCATAA
- a CDS encoding DUF924 domain-containing protein: MQPQTVLDFWFKDIDKSLWFRKDDEFDATIRERFGALTESAHAGELYVWRGDIYGRLAEIIVLDQFSRNIWRDDARAFASDSMALVLAQEAIKQPDYDKLDTDQRSFLLMPYMHSESAAIHEQAMQLFATLDAPSTYAFEQKHKAIIDRFGRYPHRNGILNRSSTPEEIEFLKQPGSGF; this comes from the coding sequence ATGCAACCACAAACCGTGCTCGACTTCTGGTTCAAAGACATCGACAAGAGCCTGTGGTTCAGGAAAGACGATGAATTTGACGCGACCATCCGCGAACGCTTCGGTGCGCTGACCGAAAGTGCACACGCGGGCGAACTTTATGTTTGGCGTGGCGACATTTACGGCCGCCTGGCTGAAATCATCGTTTTGGATCAATTTTCGCGCAATATCTGGCGCGACGATGCGCGCGCTTTTGCCAGCGACAGTATGGCACTGGTTTTGGCACAAGAAGCAATCAAGCAGCCAGACTATGACAAGCTTGATACTGACCAGCGCAGTTTTTTACTGATGCCTTACATGCACTCGGAATCTGCGGCCATCCACGAGCAAGCAATGCAACTGTTTGCGACACTTGACGCACCTTCTACCTACGCATTCGAACAAAAGCACAAAGCCATCATCGACCGCTTCGGGCGCTATCCGCACCGCAACGGTATTTTAAATCGCAGCTCGACGCCTGAGGAAATCGAGTTTCTCAAGCAACCCGGGTCAGGCTTCTGA
- a CDS encoding NAD-dependent succinate-semialdehyde dehydrogenase gives MSTYQVKNPNTGEKGEVYPSLNSAEIERAIEQAEAAYVELNKQSIAERAAVLKKAGDLYDERAEELAHIIGREMGKPLKAAIGEIKLVADIYRWYAEKGPELLENESLPLHGADKSFVEYRPIGALLGIMPWNYPYYQVARFAAPNLLLGNTILLKHAQICPESSMACEQILTDAGLLQHAFQSVFVEVEDVESIIADKRIKGVSLTGSERAGTAVAAQAAKHIKKSVLELGGNDPMVVLDTDDVAGVAKAAVRNRLSNSGQVCTSNKRIIVLESLYDEFVKHAVEFTKNTKVGTYDDPETKMGPLSSVGARDEVVERIQKAVKDGATLHCGGEKLDRAGAFMSPAVLTDIPEGSDLACNELFGPAVMIYKAKDDAHAIEIANDTDFGLSASVWGADVARATKVADQLNAGMIAVNEFSSTQPDLPFGGIKRSGYGRELGKWGLFEFANVCLRRISEQKSS, from the coding sequence ATGAGTACTTATCAAGTCAAGAATCCCAATACCGGTGAAAAGGGTGAGGTCTATCCGTCACTGAACAGCGCTGAAATTGAGCGCGCTATTGAGCAGGCTGAAGCCGCTTACGTCGAGCTGAACAAGCAAAGCATTGCCGAGCGTGCAGCGGTATTGAAAAAAGCCGGTGACCTATACGACGAACGCGCCGAAGAACTTGCGCACATCATCGGTCGCGAAATGGGCAAGCCGCTCAAGGCTGCGATTGGCGAAATCAAGTTGGTTGCCGATATTTACCGTTGGTATGCGGAAAAAGGCCCAGAACTGCTTGAGAATGAATCATTGCCACTGCATGGGGCGGACAAGTCATTCGTCGAGTACCGCCCAATTGGCGCATTGCTCGGCATCATGCCGTGGAATTATCCGTACTATCAGGTCGCACGCTTTGCGGCACCAAACCTGTTGCTCGGCAACACCATCCTGCTCAAGCACGCACAAATTTGCCCTGAATCGAGCATGGCTTGTGAGCAAATTCTGACCGATGCAGGTTTGTTGCAGCATGCTTTCCAGTCTGTATTTGTTGAAGTAGAGGATGTGGAAAGCATCATCGCCGACAAGCGCATTAAAGGCGTGTCACTGACCGGTTCCGAGCGCGCGGGTACAGCCGTTGCCGCGCAGGCAGCCAAGCACATCAAAAAATCGGTACTCGAACTCGGCGGCAATGACCCGATGGTCGTGCTCGATACTGATGACGTCGCCGGTGTGGCCAAAGCTGCGGTACGCAACCGCCTCAGCAATTCAGGGCAAGTGTGCACCTCGAACAAGCGCATCATCGTGCTCGAAAGCCTATACGACGAGTTCGTCAAGCATGCGGTCGAATTTACCAAGAACACCAAAGTGGGCACTTACGACGACCCTGAAACCAAAATGGGGCCACTCTCTTCAGTCGGTGCGCGTGATGAAGTGGTCGAGCGCATTCAAAAAGCGGTTAAAGACGGCGCAACCCTGCATTGTGGCGGCGAAAAGCTTGACCGAGCCGGCGCATTCATGAGCCCGGCTGTGCTGACCGATATTCCCGAAGGCAGCGACCTTGCCTGTAACGAGTTGTTTGGCCCAGCGGTGATGATCTACAAAGCGAAAGACGATGCGCATGCCATCGAAATCGCCAACGACACCGACTTCGGCCTTTCAGCTTCAGTGTGGGGAGCGGACGTTGCGCGCGCGACCAAAGTCGCCGATCAGCTCAACGCTGGCATGATTGCAGTCAATGAATTTTCCAGCACCCAGCCGGATTTGCCATTTGGCGGCATCAAGCGCTCCGGTTACGGCCGTGAACTCGGCAAGTGGGGCTTGTTTGAATTTGCCAATGTGTGTTTGCGCCGGATCAGCGAGCAAAAATCCAGCTAA
- a CDS encoding LysR family transcriptional regulator: MNIKIQQLQYFLAVVECGGFRAAAAQVNRSQAALSSALKTLEETLGTALFEHGYKMKLTPFGEALHPKAVQMVRTYDIFVDEARAIASGEVGELRLASVPSVAARLIPDVLKLFTQQYPQVRVCMSDDNAAGITARLVRGEVDLALGNPSYIDLAEIDFTPLVADPLGLVCHRDNPLAEQSSVSWQVLLDYPFIRNGTGILLDGTAAQAVNTDAHYAIDNITALFSVLALNIGVTTLPRLAFFSVNSPDLRWIPFNDLDLCREIGIFKLKQRTLTPPAQAFYELCCEHLNKDYVAYVRNPV; the protein is encoded by the coding sequence ATGAACATCAAAATCCAGCAGTTGCAATATTTTTTGGCGGTCGTTGAATGTGGTGGATTTCGTGCCGCTGCAGCGCAAGTCAATCGCTCACAGGCGGCATTATCATCGGCGTTAAAAACGCTGGAAGAAACCCTCGGTACGGCGCTGTTCGAGCACGGCTATAAAATGAAATTGACCCCATTTGGTGAAGCACTACATCCTAAAGCGGTACAAATGGTGCGCACCTACGATATTTTTGTCGATGAAGCGCGTGCGATTGCCAGTGGTGAAGTTGGGGAATTGCGCTTGGCCAGCGTACCGTCGGTTGCCGCGCGTTTAATTCCCGACGTACTCAAGCTCTTCACTCAGCAATATCCGCAAGTGCGCGTGTGCATGAGTGACGACAATGCCGCCGGCATTACCGCAAGATTGGTGCGTGGTGAGGTCGATTTGGCGCTCGGCAATCCGTCCTATATTGACTTGGCCGAAATCGACTTCACGCCGCTGGTCGCTGATCCGCTCGGGCTGGTTTGCCATCGTGACAATCCACTCGCCGAGCAAAGCAGCGTGTCGTGGCAAGTGTTACTCGACTATCCCTTTATCCGCAACGGCACCGGCATCCTGCTCGATGGTACAGCGGCGCAAGCGGTCAATACCGATGCGCATTACGCGATTGACAACATCACCGCATTATTCTCTGTGCTCGCACTCAATATCGGCGTGACGACCTTGCCACGGCTGGCATTTTTCAGCGTCAATTCACCAGACCTGCGCTGGATACCGTTTAACGACCTCGATCTGTGCCGCGAAATCGGCATCTTCAAACTCAAGCAGCGTACGCTCACCCCGCCCGCGCAAGCATTTTATGAACTCTGTTGCGAACACCTTAATAAGGACTATGTAGCGTATGTCCGTAATCCAGTTTAA
- a CDS encoding RidA family protein produces MSRKQAVKTKLFASKAPLEWAITHNGTLYTAQIPIDDSGKVVTGGIEAQTRQTFANLKHTLECAGADMDSVLQVLIYVTDREYLATVNAVYAEYFNAPYPNRAAVVVAGLAREEMLVEFVVYAAV; encoded by the coding sequence ATGAGCAGGAAACAAGCGGTCAAGACCAAATTATTCGCATCCAAAGCACCTTTGGAATGGGCCATCACCCACAACGGTACGCTTTACACCGCGCAAATCCCGATTGACGACAGCGGCAAAGTCGTCACAGGCGGCATCGAAGCACAGACGCGCCAAACCTTCGCCAACCTCAAGCACACCCTTGAATGCGCAGGTGCAGACATGGACAGCGTCCTGCAAGTGCTGATTTACGTCACTGACCGCGAATACCTCGCTACGGTCAACGCGGTGTACGCCGAGTATTTCAATGCGCCATACCCTAACCGCGCAGCCGTGGTCGTAGCCGGTCTGGCACGCGAAGAGATGCTGGTCGAGTTTGTCGTCTACGCCGCCGTCTAA
- a CDS encoding aldehyde dehydrogenase family protein codes for MHKIQAEQALYINGEWQRGQSTVANINPSDISETIGDYAQASAEQVQQAIDAANHAQPEWAAVPMERKQAILQAIGDELIARCDELGKLLSREEGKPFAEGRGEIYRSGQFFHYYAAEVLRQIGDCADSVRAGVSVEVTREPVGTVAIISPWNFPTATAAWKIAPALAFGNSVIWKPANLTPASAVALAEIIDRQGLPAGTFNLVLGSGSTVGDALINSKQINAVSFTGSVDTGRKVAAATAANFVRCQLEMGSKNALVIAPDADLDIAVEATIAGSYSGAGQKCTASSRLIVCNDIHDAYVDKLLKRIAELKVGHALADGIFMGPVVDDKQLQSNLKWVETATQEGAQIGCGGKRLEMDYDGYYMAPTLLLDTQNSWSVNQEEVFAPLASVIRVNDLDEAIATANDTRFGLTGGIITQSLANSARFKQGILTGCAMVNLPTAGTDYHVPFGGRKESSFGPREQGQYAKEFYTVVKTTYQRAY; via the coding sequence ATGCACAAAATTCAAGCCGAACAAGCCCTTTATATCAACGGCGAATGGCAGCGCGGACAAAGCACCGTTGCCAACATCAACCCTTCCGACATCTCTGAAACCATCGGCGATTACGCACAAGCCAGTGCTGAGCAAGTACAGCAAGCAATTGACGCCGCCAACCACGCACAACCCGAATGGGCAGCCGTGCCGATGGAACGCAAGCAAGCGATTTTGCAGGCGATTGGCGACGAGCTGATTGCGCGCTGCGACGAACTCGGCAAGCTGCTGTCACGCGAAGAAGGCAAACCATTTGCCGAAGGTCGCGGCGAGATTTACCGTTCAGGGCAGTTTTTCCACTACTACGCCGCCGAAGTGCTGCGCCAGATTGGCGACTGCGCCGATTCAGTACGCGCCGGTGTGTCAGTCGAAGTGACGCGTGAGCCGGTCGGCACAGTCGCGATCATTTCACCGTGGAACTTCCCGACCGCAACCGCAGCGTGGAAAATTGCTCCGGCATTGGCATTTGGCAACAGCGTGATCTGGAAGCCCGCCAACCTCACCCCGGCCAGCGCAGTGGCACTCGCGGAAATCATCGACCGCCAAGGCCTACCAGCTGGTACGTTCAACCTTGTCCTCGGCAGCGGCAGTACAGTCGGCGATGCGCTGATTAACAGCAAGCAGATTAACGCGGTGAGCTTCACCGGTTCGGTTGATACCGGTCGCAAGGTTGCCGCTGCGACAGCCGCCAATTTCGTGCGCTGCCAGCTCGAAATGGGCAGCAAAAACGCGCTGGTCATTGCCCCTGATGCCGATTTGGATATTGCGGTTGAAGCGACCATCGCCGGTTCGTATTCCGGTGCCGGTCAGAAATGTACCGCGTCGTCACGCCTGATCGTCTGCAACGACATCCACGATGCCTACGTTGATAAGCTGCTCAAGCGCATTGCCGAATTGAAAGTCGGCCACGCACTTGCAGACGGCATTTTCATGGGCCCAGTGGTTGACGACAAGCAGCTGCAAAGCAACCTCAAGTGGGTCGAAACCGCTACCCAAGAAGGCGCGCAAATCGGCTGCGGCGGCAAGCGCCTTGAGATGGATTACGACGGCTACTACATGGCGCCAACCCTGCTGCTCGACACGCAAAACTCGTGGTCGGTCAATCAGGAAGAAGTGTTCGCACCGCTGGCCTCAGTCATCCGCGTCAACGACCTTGACGAAGCGATTGCCACTGCCAACGACACCCGCTTCGGCCTGACCGGCGGCATCATCACGCAAAGCCTCGCCAACAGCGCACGCTTCAAGCAAGGCATCCTCACAGGCTGTGCGATGGTCAACTTGCCAACTGCCGGTACTGATTACCACGTGCCGTTCGGTGGCCGTAAAGAATCGAGCTTTGGCCCACGCGAACAAGGGCAGTACGCCAAAGAGTTCTACACCGTGGTCAAGACCACTTACCAGCGTGCCTACTAA
- a CDS encoding dipeptidase, whose protein sequence is MNSHIVIDGLQYCHWDKAYFETLHRSGVDAVHVTLVYHENARETMTRFAEWQQFFAQFPDLITPVYSAADIIKAKENEQVGIIFGAQNCSPIDDEIGLIAVMKRLGLSIMQLTYNNQSLLATGCYESTDSGITRFGKQAIAEMNRVGMIVDMSHSAERSTLEAIDLSSRPICISHANPERAHAALRNKSDTVIKALAARGGLLGFSLYPFHLPDGSQCTLERFCQMIADIAELVGVDHLGIGSDLCTNQPQSVLEWMRNGKWSRKMDYGEGSANNAGWPDALPWFDAENGMNNIYQGLLKQQFTTSEAAKIVGGNWFNFLQDGLKPS, encoded by the coding sequence ATGAATAGCCATATTGTCATAGACGGGCTGCAATACTGCCACTGGGACAAAGCCTATTTTGAAACCCTGCACCGCAGCGGTGTGGACGCGGTACACGTCACGCTGGTTTACCACGAAAACGCACGCGAAACGATGACCCGTTTTGCCGAATGGCAGCAGTTCTTTGCTCAGTTCCCTGACCTGATTACGCCCGTATACAGCGCGGCGGACATCATCAAGGCGAAAGAAAACGAGCAAGTCGGCATCATCTTCGGCGCGCAAAATTGCTCGCCGATTGACGATGAAATCGGCCTGATTGCGGTGATGAAGCGCCTTGGTCTGTCGATCATGCAGCTCACTTACAACAATCAGAGCTTGCTCGCCACCGGCTGCTACGAATCAACCGACAGCGGCATTACCCGCTTCGGTAAGCAGGCGATTGCGGAAATGAACCGCGTCGGCATGATTGTTGATATGTCGCACAGCGCCGAACGCTCAACGCTGGAAGCGATTGACCTGTCATCACGCCCGATTTGCATCAGCCACGCCAACCCAGAGCGCGCCCACGCGGCACTGCGCAACAAATCCGACACTGTGATTAAGGCGCTGGCGGCACGCGGCGGCCTGCTCGGCTTCAGCCTGTATCCATTCCATTTGCCTGACGGCAGCCAATGCACCTTAGAGCGCTTTTGCCAAATGATTGCTGACATCGCCGAACTGGTCGGCGTTGACCACCTCGGCATCGGCAGCGATTTGTGTACCAACCAGCCGCAATCCGTACTTGAGTGGATGCGCAACGGCAAATGGTCGCGCAAGATGGATTACGGCGAAGGCTCGGCAAATAACGCCGGTTGGCCGGATGCCCTACCGTGGTTCGATGCCGAAAATGGCATGAACAACATTTATCAAGGACTGCTCAAGCAGCAATTCACCACCAGCGAAGCGGCAAAAATCGTCGGCGGCAACTGGTTCAATTTCTTACAAGACGGCCTCAAGCCGTCATAA
- a CDS encoding BCCT family transporter, producing MTTNSKQSTFDKLEGRNPVLWMSGGFILAFIILALTNQNLLKTLVDGGFAWAIQIFGPYWQVLMLATFILSLFLAFGRTGRVRLGGLDKPEIDTFRWMAIVLCTLLAGGGVFWAAAEPLAHFLSPPPLFGAEQNVQLKATNALAQSFMHWGFLAWTILGGLTTIVYMHLHHNKGLPLKPRILLYPIFGDKILHGFWGALVDACAIIAVAAGTIGPIGFLGLQVSYALHSLFDLPDGFTTQMIIILFAIAMYTISALSGLNRGIQILSRWNVILAVVLMLYILVVGPTGFIVNSYIQGVGTLVDQFIPMSTYRGDVPWLGWWTVFFWGWFIGYGPMMALFIARISRGRTIRQLFLGLGIAAPLITCFWFTIVGGSGISFEIANPGLISDALNSDGGFNLPAALLAVTNQLPFPLIVSVLFLILTTIFIVTTGDSMTYTISVVISGDLEPNAAIRIFWGVAMGITAIILISLGEGGIAALQSFIVVTAVPVSLLMLPALWSGPKYAREMARAQTHKELQQGHPHH from the coding sequence ATGACCACCAACAGCAAACAATCGACTTTCGATAAACTCGAAGGTCGCAACCCTGTCTTATGGATGAGTGGCGGCTTTATTCTCGCTTTCATCATTCTCGCGTTAACCAACCAAAACTTGCTCAAGACCTTAGTCGACGGCGGCTTTGCCTGGGCCATCCAGATTTTTGGCCCATATTGGCAAGTATTGATGCTCGCGACCTTCATTCTCAGCTTGTTCCTCGCTTTCGGCCGTACCGGTCGTGTGCGCCTCGGCGGGCTAGACAAACCGGAAATCGACACCTTCCGCTGGATGGCCATCGTACTGTGTACGCTGCTTGCCGGCGGCGGTGTGTTCTGGGCAGCTGCTGAGCCACTGGCGCACTTCCTCAGCCCGCCACCACTGTTTGGTGCCGAGCAGAATGTGCAGCTCAAAGCGACCAACGCACTGGCGCAATCGTTCATGCACTGGGGCTTCCTCGCATGGACCATCCTCGGCGGCCTGACCACCATCGTTTACATGCACCTGCATCACAACAAGGGCTTGCCACTCAAGCCACGCATTCTGCTTTACCCGATTTTTGGTGACAAGATCCTGCATGGTTTCTGGGGTGCGCTGGTTGATGCTTGCGCGATCATCGCGGTGGCGGCGGGTACCATCGGCCCGATCGGCTTCCTCGGCCTGCAAGTCAGCTACGCGCTACACTCCCTGTTCGACTTGCCTGACGGCTTCACCACGCAGATGATCATCATCCTGTTCGCCATTGCCATGTATACCATTTCGGCACTGAGCGGCCTGAACCGCGGCATCCAGATTTTGAGCCGTTGGAACGTTATCCTTGCAGTCGTCCTGATGCTCTACATTCTGGTCGTCGGCCCAACCGGCTTTATCGTCAACAGCTACATCCAAGGCGTCGGTACACTGGTTGACCAGTTCATTCCAATGTCGACTTATCGCGGTGATGTGCCCTGGCTTGGCTGGTGGACGGTATTCTTCTGGGGCTGGTTTATCGGCTATGGCCCAATGATGGCGCTGTTCATTGCACGTATTTCACGTGGCCGTACCATTCGCCAGTTGTTCCTCGGCCTCGGCATTGCCGCGCCATTGATTACCTGCTTCTGGTTCACCATCGTTGGCGGCTCAGGTATTTCGTTTGAAATTGCCAACCCTGGTCTGATCAGTGATGCGCTTAACTCTGACGGCGGCTTCAACCTGCCTGCGGCACTGCTCGCTGTCACCAATCAGCTGCCATTCCCACTGATTGTATCGGTACTGTTCCTCATTCTGACCACCATCTTCATCGTTACTACCGGTGACTCAATGACCTACACCATCAGTGTGGTCATCAGTGGTGATCTTGAGCCAAACGCAGCCATCCGTATCTTCTGGGGCGTGGCGATGGGTATCACCGCCATCATCCTCATCTCACTGGGTGAAGGCGGCATTGCAGCACTGCAGTCGTTTATCGTCGTCACCGCTGTGCCTGTGTCGCTACTCATGCTACCGGCAC